The Iamia majanohamensis genome window below encodes:
- a CDS encoding NDP-sugar synthase — protein sequence MRAVVLVGGFGTRLRPLTLTRPKQMLPVVDRPMLEHVLGHLAGHGIDDVVLSMGYRPDAFSDAYPDGTCAGVAVHYAVEPEPLDTAGAIRFAARDAGLDERFVVVNGDVLTDLDVSALVAFHEEKGAEGTIALHKVEDPSAFGVVPTDGDGRVEAFVEKPPRDEAPTDLINAGTYVLEPSVLDRIEPGRRVSIEREVFPAMVADGTLYATSGDTYWIDTGTPALYLRAQLDLLDGLRGEPHEGVAPDAEVHPSADVSRSVVGPGAVVGDGAVVCESAVLAGARIEPGARVERSVVAFDAVVGEAAELDGAVVGDGEVIAPGERLHDVRRPAPE from the coding sequence ATGAGGGCGGTCGTCCTCGTCGGGGGGTTCGGCACCCGCCTCCGCCCGCTGACCCTCACCCGGCCCAAGCAGATGCTGCCGGTCGTCGACCGGCCCATGCTCGAGCACGTCCTCGGGCACCTGGCCGGCCACGGCATCGACGACGTGGTCCTCTCCATGGGCTACCGCCCCGACGCCTTCTCCGACGCCTACCCCGACGGCACCTGCGCGGGCGTGGCCGTGCACTACGCGGTCGAGCCCGAGCCCCTCGACACCGCCGGCGCCATCCGCTTCGCGGCGCGCGACGCCGGTCTCGACGAGCGCTTCGTGGTGGTGAACGGCGACGTGCTCACCGACCTCGACGTGTCGGCGCTGGTCGCCTTCCACGAGGAGAAGGGGGCCGAGGGCACCATCGCCCTGCACAAGGTCGAGGACCCCTCCGCCTTCGGCGTGGTGCCCACCGACGGCGACGGCCGGGTCGAGGCCTTCGTCGAGAAGCCCCCTCGCGACGAGGCCCCCACGGACCTCATCAACGCCGGCACCTACGTGCTCGAGCCGTCGGTCCTCGACCGCATCGAGCCCGGCCGGCGGGTCTCGATCGAGCGCGAGGTGTTCCCGGCCATGGTCGCCGACGGCACCCTCTACGCCACCTCGGGCGACACCTACTGGATCGACACCGGCACCCCCGCCCTCTACCTGCGGGCCCAGCTCGACCTCCTCGACGGCCTGCGGGGCGAGCCCCACGAGGGTGTCGCCCCCGACGCCGAGGTGCACCCGTCGGCCGACGTGAGCCGGTCGGTCGTCGGGCCCGGCGCGGTGGTCGGCGACGGGGCCGTGGTGTGCGAGTCCGCCGTGCTCGCCGGCGCCCGCATCGAGCCCGGGGCCCGCGTCGAGCGCTCGGTCGTGGCCTTCGACGCCGTGGTCGGCGAGGCCGCGGAGCTCGACGGGGCGGTCGTCGGCGACGGCGAGGTCATCGCCCCCGGCGAGCGCCTCCACGACGTCCGCCGCCCGGCTCCGGAGTAG
- a CDS encoding GNAT family N-acetyltransferase encodes MRVRPARLSDVAAIRGCYLRSWRAAYAGHLAPDVIDAAIEKRRGFDWACGIGAHNSIVLVAPGAGSAVRGVLQVDERPPSPRVGPEVTMLYVDPEAWGTGVARDLLAGGVSWAAHRGHREVRLRVVEEHGRARRFYEREGWREAADLDPDRNDWARLLWYRLVLDPQGEIAPDDPAR; translated from the coding sequence GTGAGGGTCCGCCCAGCACGCCTGTCGGACGTCGCCGCGATCCGTGGGTGCTACCTGCGGTCGTGGCGGGCGGCCTACGCCGGCCACCTCGCGCCGGATGTCATCGACGCGGCCATCGAGAAGCGTCGGGGCTTCGACTGGGCCTGCGGCATCGGGGCCCACAACTCGATCGTCCTGGTCGCACCGGGGGCCGGGAGCGCCGTGCGCGGCGTGCTCCAGGTGGACGAACGGCCGCCATCGCCCCGCGTCGGCCCCGAGGTCACCATGCTCTACGTGGATCCCGAGGCGTGGGGGACCGGTGTGGCCCGCGATCTCCTCGCAGGGGGCGTCTCCTGGGCTGCGCATCGGGGCCACCGCGAGGTGCGGCTACGAGTCGTCGAGGAGCACGGACGGGCTCGACGCTTCTACGAGCGGGAGGGATGGCGGGAGGCGGCCGACCTCGATCCGGATCGCAACGACTGGGCCCGGTTGCTCTGGTACCGCCTCGTGCTGGACCCGCAGGGAGAGATCGCGCCCGACGATCCCGCCCGATGA
- a CDS encoding DUF222 domain-containing protein produces METVCEPTTAEAIDALAAALDDLQHAGVTPTSADDARGLIVALETQARRMRSLQVDLVEQIDRTATCVLDGHTSAKVMVRHVARLSGVEAHRRAQCARALRTLPTVKASFASGRIGGCQVERIARAHANPRVRAAVEANEASFAAEAETNEYLAFDAMVDDWVRLLDEDGTRDRDQRAHENRDVRLHQGYDGSWTLSGRCGSLAGVELESIFKAFYEAETLADWDAARAERGDAATASDLPRTDAQRRFDALHAVFRSAATARADAPGGSTIETNIVIDHRTFERMLARLTGVDPLLQGAFDPFPTRSYRCSTLDGRPVEATIAVAQALVGHVRRVVVGADGVVIDMGRKRRLFTGAAALAVKLQSTTCYWPGCHTPVTACHCDHLRPWSIRADGSGGGCTCPGNGGPGCGRHNHDKERGYRVRRDPTGAIHVYRPDGTEIL; encoded by the coding sequence ATGGAGACGGTGTGCGAGCCCACCACGGCAGAGGCGATCGATGCCCTGGCCGCCGCGCTCGACGACCTCCAACACGCCGGTGTCACACCCACCAGCGCCGACGACGCCCGGGGGCTGATCGTCGCCCTGGAGACCCAGGCCCGCCGCATGCGGTCCCTCCAGGTCGACCTCGTGGAGCAGATCGACCGCACCGCCACCTGCGTCCTCGACGGCCACACCTCAGCCAAGGTCATGGTCCGCCACGTCGCCCGCTTGTCGGGGGTCGAGGCCCACCGGCGGGCCCAGTGCGCCCGGGCCCTGCGCACCCTGCCCACCGTCAAGGCATCGTTCGCCTCGGGGCGGATCGGGGGCTGCCAGGTCGAACGCATCGCCCGCGCCCATGCCAACCCCCGGGTCCGGGCCGCGGTCGAGGCCAACGAGGCCTCCTTCGCCGCCGAGGCCGAGACCAACGAGTACCTGGCCTTCGACGCCATGGTCGACGACTGGGTCCGCCTCCTCGACGAGGACGGCACCCGCGACCGCGACCAACGCGCCCACGAGAACCGCGACGTCAGGCTCCACCAGGGCTACGACGGGTCCTGGACGCTGTCCGGCCGCTGCGGGTCCCTGGCCGGCGTCGAGCTCGAGTCGATCTTCAAGGCGTTCTACGAGGCGGAGACCCTCGCCGACTGGGATGCCGCCCGGGCCGAGCGCGGCGACGCCGCCACCGCGTCGGACCTGCCCCGCACCGATGCCCAGCGGCGCTTCGACGCCCTCCACGCGGTGTTCCGCTCCGCCGCCACGGCCCGGGCTGATGCCCCCGGCGGGTCCACCATCGAGACCAACATCGTCATCGACCATCGCACGTTCGAGCGGATGCTGGCCCGCCTCACCGGCGTCGACCCACTCCTCCAAGGCGCCTTCGACCCGTTCCCGACCCGGTCGTATCGGTGCTCCACGTTGGACGGCCGGCCCGTCGAAGCCACCATCGCTGTGGCCCAGGCGCTGGTGGGCCACGTGCGGCGGGTCGTCGTCGGCGCCGACGGCGTCGTCATCGACATGGGCCGCAAGCGCCGCCTCTTCACCGGAGCCGCCGCCCTCGCCGTCAAGCTGCAGAGCACCACCTGCTACTGGCCCGGCTGCCACACCCCCGTCACCGCCTGCCACTGCGACCACCTCCGACCCTGGTCGATCAGAGCCGACGGCTCCGGCGGAGGGTGTACCTGCCCCGGCAACGGGGGACCCGGCTGCGGGAGACACAACCACGACAAGGAACGCGGCTACCGGGTGCGACGCGACCCCACCGGCGCGATCCACGTGTACCGCCCCGACGGCACCGAGATCCTCTGA
- a CDS encoding class I SAM-dependent methyltransferase produces the protein MRLQPASAVDLVLEEADIFDWDADGRVFDTIIFSAWLHHVPHDRFDEFWSLVEGLLAPGGVVVFDFLDATVPSPGKVEVADEPSGGYTFHAPSDGVSIRDLDGHRWRVVHVLWAPDELRARLLGRGWEVAVLGPGLLSNMRWAAAHR, from the coding sequence TTGCGCCTGCAGCCGGCATCGGCCGTCGACCTGGTCCTCGAGGAGGCCGACATCTTCGACTGGGATGCCGACGGTCGGGTCTTCGACACGATCATCTTCTCGGCCTGGCTGCACCACGTGCCCCACGACCGCTTCGACGAGTTCTGGTCCTTGGTCGAAGGCCTGTTGGCGCCGGGAGGTGTCGTCGTCTTCGACTTCCTCGACGCGACCGTGCCCTCACCGGGCAAGGTCGAGGTCGCCGACGAGCCCTCCGGGGGCTACACCTTCCATGCGCCATCAGACGGGGTGAGCATCCGTGACCTGGATGGCCATCGCTGGCGGGTGGTCCACGTCCTCTGGGCCCCCGACGAGCTCCGGGCGCGCCTCCTCGGACGAGGCTGGGAGGTGGCCGTCCTCGGTCCCGGCCTCCTGAGCAACATGCGCTGGGCCGCGGCCCATCGCTGA
- a CDS encoding GNAT family N-acetyltransferase yields MAIEVRPATVFDDVCTLVGPKRPDANVCWCLSYRLRSAENRELVGPARGERVRELMVQGPLGVLAYDGEEPVGWAAVAPRADTTFARNRKIPHVDDLDVWSVWCIRVRPGHRKGGLSHDLLAGAGAVAREQGAPAIEGYPVDNRGERVDGTMAYVGTRSLLERAGFTKAADTDSVLDGFPRVLMRLPLS; encoded by the coding sequence GTGGCCATCGAGGTGCGCCCGGCGACGGTGTTCGACGACGTGTGCACGCTCGTCGGCCCCAAGCGGCCCGACGCCAACGTCTGCTGGTGCCTGAGCTACCGGCTGCGCTCGGCCGAGAACCGCGAGCTCGTCGGCCCCGCACGGGGCGAGAGGGTCCGGGAGCTCATGGTGCAGGGCCCGCTCGGCGTCCTGGCCTACGACGGCGAGGAGCCCGTGGGCTGGGCGGCCGTGGCGCCCCGGGCCGACACGACCTTCGCCCGGAACCGGAAGATCCCCCACGTCGACGACCTCGACGTGTGGTCGGTGTGGTGCATCAGGGTCCGCCCCGGCCACCGGAAGGGCGGCCTGTCCCACGACCTGCTCGCCGGCGCCGGCGCCGTCGCCCGGGAGCAGGGGGCGCCGGCCATCGAGGGCTACCCGGTCGACAACCGGGGTGAGCGGGTGGACGGCACCATGGCCTACGTGGGGACGCGAAGCCTGTTGGAGCGGGCCGGCTTCACCAAGGCCGCCGACACCGACTCGGTCCTCGACGGCTTCCCCCGGGTCCTGATGCGCCTGCCGCTCTCCTGA
- a CDS encoding SDR family oxidoreductase, with translation MSGVGEDGRPTSRAAGTVLLTGATGLLGTWLRRLAPPEVTLVSVVHHRTPPGEVVTVDLRDAGATTAALAAVRPHLVIHAAYAREEASIVDATRHVAEAARRVGAELLAVSSEAVFSGDGRPRSERSRPDPVWDYGRWKARAEDLVRDLDPGAAIVRLPLLVSRQPEDHVCRDIRAGSRSGGPSTWFTDELRQPAGAGEVAAALWAIADLPLDQRGGVWHLPGPERLSRFEIAVRTAEDLGLDPASVVGAPTPADASRPRDLHLTGARAQARIGWSPQPVLRRSR, from the coding sequence ATGTCCGGGGTCGGGGAAGACGGTCGACCGACGAGCCGGGCGGCCGGGACCGTCCTCCTCACGGGGGCGACGGGTCTGCTGGGGACCTGGCTGCGGCGCCTGGCCCCGCCCGAGGTCACCCTCGTGTCGGTGGTCCACCACCGCACACCACCGGGGGAGGTGGTGACCGTCGACCTCCGGGACGCTGGGGCGACGACCGCTGCGCTCGCTGCGGTCCGGCCCCACCTCGTCATCCACGCCGCCTACGCCCGCGAGGAGGCCTCCATCGTCGACGCCACCCGCCACGTCGCGGAGGCGGCGCGCCGCGTCGGCGCGGAGCTGCTCGCGGTGTCGTCCGAGGCGGTCTTCTCCGGCGACGGCAGGCCGCGGTCCGAGCGGTCCCGGCCGGACCCGGTCTGGGACTACGGGCGTTGGAAGGCGCGTGCGGAGGACCTGGTCCGCGACCTCGACCCTGGTGCCGCCATCGTCCGTCTCCCCCTCCTCGTCTCGCGCCAGCCCGAGGACCACGTCTGCCGTGACATCCGAGCCGGGTCCCGATCCGGCGGGCCGTCGACCTGGTTCACCGACGAGCTCCGCCAGCCGGCCGGGGCCGGCGAGGTGGCGGCCGCCCTCTGGGCCATCGCCGACCTGCCGCTCGACCAGCGGGGCGGGGTGTGGCACCTGCCCGGGCCGGAGCGGCTGTCCCGGTTCGAGATCGCCGTCCGGACGGCCGAGGACCTCGGCCTCGACCCTGCGTCCGTCGTCGGCGCGCCCACGCCCGCAGACGCCTCCCGGCCGCGCGACCTCCACCTCACGGGCGCCCGGGCGCAGGCACGGATCGGCTGGTCGCCGCAGCCCGTGCTCCGCCGGTCCCGGTGA
- a CDS encoding D-alanyl-D-alanine carboxypeptidase family protein: MHRFSGALGTLLIATVLAATTAAPTAGQTGPAAPDPAPTTSTPTGAGAEERAAAEGYVAQLEALNRDLEALDADIEAARDRQAELADEADRLDEEAADTRAAVADARTRITTLETILRERIAGTYMADRTAVDIPNPQVDASLIRRIYAEARSVTDDRLLDQLDDQRARLEHEHEDLAALEAANDAQAEELDDLLAGLRDQQAERTETAIELQRAIQEAQRQAWMEAAAAKARAEEAAERARLAQIAAQEAAAQRAADLRAFLDAAREAEEEAQEAAREAGSLEVGTSLAPGGIDLCTVAGITVNCLIADQLGEMVLHAATDGVVLTGFGYRSTAEQMALRAAHCDGDVFGRPASACSPPTARPGSSLHEVGLAIDFDRCSTRATACFRWLDEHAAEHGFKNLPSEPWHWSTSGG; this comes from the coding sequence ATGCACAGGTTCTCCGGCGCGCTCGGCACACTCCTCATCGCCACCGTGCTGGCCGCCACCACGGCCGCCCCGACGGCGGGCCAGACCGGCCCGGCCGCCCCCGACCCCGCGCCCACGACGAGCACCCCCACCGGCGCCGGCGCCGAGGAGCGCGCCGCGGCCGAGGGCTACGTCGCCCAGCTCGAGGCGCTCAACCGCGACCTCGAGGCGCTCGACGCCGACATCGAGGCGGCGCGGGACCGCCAGGCCGAGCTGGCCGACGAGGCCGACCGCCTCGACGAGGAGGCCGCCGACACCCGCGCCGCGGTCGCCGACGCCCGCACCCGGATCACCACCCTCGAGACCATCCTCCGGGAGCGCATCGCCGGGACCTACATGGCCGACCGCACCGCCGTGGACATCCCGAACCCCCAGGTGGACGCCAGCCTCATCCGCCGCATCTACGCCGAGGCCCGCAGCGTCACCGACGACCGCCTCCTCGACCAGCTCGACGACCAGCGGGCCCGGCTCGAGCACGAGCATGAGGACCTCGCCGCCCTCGAGGCGGCCAACGACGCCCAGGCCGAGGAGCTCGACGACCTCCTGGCCGGGCTGCGGGACCAGCAGGCCGAGCGGACCGAGACCGCCATCGAGCTCCAGCGGGCGATCCAGGAGGCCCAGCGCCAGGCCTGGATGGAGGCGGCGGCCGCCAAGGCACGCGCCGAGGAGGCGGCCGAGCGGGCCCGGCTGGCCCAGATCGCGGCCCAGGAGGCGGCGGCCCAGCGGGCGGCGGACCTCCGGGCGTTCCTCGACGCCGCCCGGGAGGCCGAGGAGGAGGCCCAGGAGGCGGCGCGGGAGGCCGGGTCCCTCGAGGTCGGCACCTCGCTGGCCCCCGGGGGCATCGACCTGTGCACCGTCGCCGGCATCACCGTCAACTGCCTCATCGCCGACCAGCTGGGCGAGATGGTGCTGCACGCCGCCACCGACGGCGTGGTGCTCACCGGCTTCGGCTACCGCTCGACGGCCGAGCAGATGGCCCTCCGCGCCGCCCACTGCGACGGCGACGTCTTCGGCCGCCCGGCGAGCGCGTGCTCGCCCCCGACCGCCCGACCCGGCTCGTCCCTGCACGAGGTCGGCCTCGCCATCGACTTCGACCGCTGCTCCACCCGGGCCACCGCGTGCTTCCGCTGGCTCGACGAGCACGCCGCCGAGCACGGCTTCAAGAACCTGCCCTCCGAGCCCTGGCACTGGTCCACCAGCGGCGGCTGA
- a CDS encoding trimeric intracellular cation channel family protein, with protein sequence MGVLETSGDTVILVMEVVGTVAFALSGVMAGARARLDWLGVVVLAVVVSVGGGTLRDLILDVPIDWLTESWPLLLAAAVAVVAIPVVERVGGDLDSRAHVLVADAAGLAAFAVVGADVALDQGVAAWAAAVLGVVTGVGGGVIRDLLVRRRPAVLSGQIYALAALAGTSLYVLLLEVDVEPLVATWLGVLTILAVRLAAIHWDWSLPVLRAPGGDEDED encoded by the coding sequence GTGGGCGTGCTGGAGACCTCCGGGGACACCGTCATCCTCGTCATGGAGGTGGTCGGCACGGTCGCCTTCGCCCTCTCCGGGGTGATGGCCGGGGCCCGCGCCCGCCTCGACTGGCTGGGGGTGGTCGTGCTGGCCGTCGTGGTCTCGGTGGGGGGTGGCACCCTGCGCGACCTCATCCTCGACGTGCCCATCGACTGGCTGACCGAGTCCTGGCCCCTCCTGCTCGCCGCCGCGGTCGCGGTCGTGGCCATCCCCGTGGTCGAGCGGGTCGGCGGCGACCTCGACTCGCGGGCCCACGTCCTGGTGGCCGACGCCGCCGGCCTGGCCGCCTTCGCCGTCGTCGGGGCCGACGTGGCCCTCGACCAGGGCGTGGCGGCGTGGGCCGCGGCGGTGCTCGGCGTGGTCACCGGCGTCGGCGGCGGCGTCATCCGCGACCTGCTGGTCCGGCGCCGGCCCGCCGTCCTCTCGGGGCAGATCTACGCCCTGGCCGCCCTGGCCGGCACCTCGCTCTACGTGCTGCTGCTCGAGGTGGACGTCGAGCCGCTGGTGGCCACCTGGCTCGGCGTGCTCACGATCCTCGCCGTGCGCCTGGCCGCCATCCACTGGGACTGGTCCCTGCCCGTCCTCCGTGCGCCGGGGGGCGACGAGGACGAGGACTGA
- a CDS encoding acyl-CoA dehydrogenase family protein produces MTDDPTLLVKDRLTRLLDEGDRSDSVAFRGLQFDLGLAWVHFPEGRGGLDVSPRFQRDVDAALREARAPGPSTEHFFGLTMAGPTLVTHGSDELRDRLLRPMFTGEDPWCQLFSEPGAGSDLAGLSCRAVRDGDEWVITGQKVWNTLAHLADRGMLVARTDPDAPKHKGLTYFALDMHAPGVEVRPLRQITGEAEFNEVYMTEVRVPDADRIGEVGEGWRVAMTTLSNERTTIGGGGGPPAKGSGAIAEAVRIWKEEAVERTPAQKDRLMRLWVEAEALRLTNLRAAQKRKMGNPGPEGSIAKLKFATVNMDIYELCVDLLGSQALIDFDYTMRRSENLGLTGPPGSSRKMFLRARANSIEGGTSEIQRNIIGERVLGLPGEPRTDKDVPWKDVPRS; encoded by the coding sequence ATGACCGACGACCCCACCCTCCTCGTGAAGGACCGCCTCACCCGTCTGCTCGACGAGGGCGACCGCAGCGACAGCGTCGCCTTCCGCGGCCTCCAGTTCGACCTCGGCCTGGCGTGGGTCCACTTCCCGGAGGGCCGGGGCGGGCTCGACGTCTCCCCCCGCTTCCAGCGCGACGTCGACGCCGCCCTCCGCGAGGCCCGGGCCCCGGGCCCGAGCACGGAGCACTTCTTCGGCCTCACCATGGCCGGCCCCACGCTGGTCACCCACGGGTCCGACGAGCTGCGCGACCGCCTGCTCCGGCCCATGTTCACCGGCGAGGACCCCTGGTGCCAGCTCTTCAGCGAGCCCGGCGCGGGCTCCGACCTGGCCGGCCTGTCGTGCCGGGCCGTGCGCGACGGCGACGAGTGGGTCATCACCGGCCAGAAGGTGTGGAACACCCTCGCCCACCTGGCCGACCGGGGGATGCTGGTGGCCCGCACCGACCCCGACGCCCCCAAGCACAAGGGCCTCACCTACTTCGCCCTCGACATGCACGCCCCCGGCGTCGAGGTCCGGCCCCTCCGCCAGATCACCGGCGAGGCCGAGTTCAACGAGGTCTACATGACCGAGGTGCGGGTGCCCGACGCCGACCGCATCGGCGAGGTGGGCGAGGGCTGGCGGGTGGCCATGACCACCCTGTCCAACGAGCGGACCACCATCGGCGGGGGCGGCGGCCCGCCGGCCAAGGGCTCGGGGGCCATCGCCGAGGCCGTCCGCATCTGGAAGGAGGAGGCCGTCGAGCGCACCCCGGCCCAGAAGGATCGCCTCATGCGGCTCTGGGTCGAGGCCGAGGCCCTCCGGCTCACCAACCTCCGGGCCGCCCAGAAGCGCAAGATGGGCAACCCCGGGCCCGAGGGCTCGATCGCCAAGCTCAAGTTCGCCACGGTGAACATGGACATCTACGAGCTCTGCGTCGACCTGCTGGGGTCGCAGGCCCTGATCGACTTCGACTACACGATGCGGCGCTCGGAGAACCTCGGGCTCACCGGCCCCCCGGGGTCGTCGCGCAAGATGTTCCTCCGGGCCCGGGCCAACTCCATCGAGGGCGGGACCTCGGAGATCCAGCGCAACATCATCGGCGAGCGGGTGCTCGGCCTGCCCGGCGAGCCGCGCACCGACAAGGACGTCCCCTGGAAGGACGTGCCCCGCAGCTGA
- a CDS encoding ammonium transporter has translation MRVRTTRKRVLRGATFAVAVAATALAVAGPAGAQSTETVALGQQLNLLWIVIGAILVIFMQAGFALVETGFCRAKHASHVVSTNFAIFGLGFVAFFLVGFPLAFGGYSYDLPGFDWGYGATPLGGALVGSGSWVFLWHGGWALSGDKITPAVAAFFLYMVAFMDTVATIPTGSMAERWRWKSFVLWGLFCGAIYYPLFTAWTWGGGWLGKTWDTLGLGAGYVDFAGSGVVHAVGGVAALAGAVVLGPRLGKFAEDGTPRAIPGHHIPMAMLGTFILLFGWFGFNAASTFAATDVQFATVATNTAIAGAFGAVVAMLWMTYVRGDKPDPGMMANGMLAGLVAITAPCAFTSPAWSAVIGVIAGVLVIESVLFVERRLHLDDPVGAISVHGVCGTFGVLAVGIFANGSYGGGWNGSDVEAVEGVVKGEFGQLGAQALGAVVIWTVILGLAYAFFKLQDTLTKGGIRSAAEDELMGLDLPEMGVLAYPEFSGVGGLGGSVQDHSHAASPEGERVGAEPVA, from the coding sequence ATGCGGGTCAGAACCACCCGGAAGCGGGTGCTGAGGGGGGCGACGTTCGCCGTCGCGGTGGCCGCCACGGCCCTGGCCGTCGCCGGTCCCGCCGGCGCCCAGTCCACCGAGACCGTCGCCCTCGGCCAGCAGCTCAACCTGCTCTGGATCGTGATCGGGGCGATCCTCGTGATCTTCATGCAGGCCGGCTTCGCCCTGGTCGAGACCGGCTTCTGCCGGGCCAAGCACGCCTCGCACGTCGTCAGCACCAACTTCGCCATCTTCGGCCTCGGCTTCGTGGCCTTCTTCCTGGTCGGCTTCCCGCTGGCCTTCGGCGGCTACAGCTACGACCTGCCCGGCTTCGACTGGGGGTACGGGGCCACGCCGCTCGGCGGGGCCCTGGTGGGCTCGGGGAGCTGGGTGTTCCTGTGGCACGGGGGGTGGGCCCTCTCGGGCGACAAGATCACCCCGGCCGTGGCCGCCTTCTTCCTCTACATGGTGGCCTTCATGGACACCGTGGCGACCATCCCGACCGGGTCCATGGCCGAGCGCTGGCGGTGGAAGAGCTTCGTGCTCTGGGGCCTGTTCTGCGGGGCGATCTACTACCCGCTGTTCACCGCCTGGACCTGGGGCGGGGGCTGGCTGGGCAAGACCTGGGACACCCTCGGCCTCGGCGCCGGGTACGTCGACTTCGCCGGGTCCGGCGTGGTCCACGCCGTGGGCGGCGTCGCCGCCCTGGCCGGTGCCGTGGTGCTCGGGCCCCGCCTGGGCAAGTTCGCCGAGGACGGCACGCCCCGGGCCATCCCCGGCCACCACATCCCCATGGCCATGCTCGGGACCTTCATCCTCCTGTTCGGCTGGTTCGGCTTCAACGCGGCGTCGACCTTCGCGGCCACCGACGTGCAGTTCGCCACCGTCGCCACCAACACGGCCATCGCCGGCGCCTTCGGGGCCGTGGTCGCCATGCTGTGGATGACCTACGTCCGGGGCGACAAGCCCGACCCCGGCATGATGGCCAACGGCATGCTGGCCGGGTTGGTGGCCATCACCGCCCCCTGCGCCTTCACCAGCCCCGCCTGGTCGGCCGTCATCGGCGTCATCGCCGGCGTGCTGGTCATCGAGTCGGTGCTGTTCGTGGAGCGCCGGCTCCACCTCGACGACCCGGTGGGGGCCATCTCGGTCCACGGCGTGTGCGGCACCTTCGGCGTGCTCGCCGTCGGCATCTTCGCCAACGGCAGCTACGGCGGGGGCTGGAACGGCTCCGACGTCGAGGCCGTCGAGGGCGTGGTCAAGGGCGAGTTCGGCCAGCTCGGGGCCCAGGCCCTGGGCGCCGTGGTCATCTGGACCGTGATCCTGGGCCTGGCCTACGCCTTCTTCAAGCTGCAGGACACGCTCACCAAGGGCGGCATCCGCTCGGCGGCCGAGGACGAGCTCATGGGCCTCGACCTCCCCGAGATGGGCGTCCTCGCCTACCCCGAGTTCAGCGGCGTCGGAGGCCTCGGTGGGTCCGTGCAGGACCACAGCCACGCCGCGTCGCCGGAGGGCGAGCGGGTGGGGGCCGAGCCCGTGGCCTAG
- a CDS encoding winged helix-turn-helix domain-containing protein: MLDVGTDGGVGGGTAEILRWPADAALLADLRAQRRPRLLVLDPGVEPPPAVDALEDVIWTPADERDLFARLNRLALRSVQPACLAVGDVAVDDAGVLTFAGRRVALPAVERRLVDLLASAPGRLHRREELCLAAWGGAPRARRSLDTRISSLRARLAAVGLTVGCVPGRGFLLAVRP, translated from the coding sequence GTGCTCGACGTGGGGACCGACGGAGGGGTGGGCGGCGGCACGGCCGAGATCCTGCGCTGGCCGGCCGACGCCGCCCTGCTGGCCGACCTCCGGGCCCAGCGCCGGCCGCGCCTCCTCGTCCTCGACCCCGGGGTGGAGCCGCCACCCGCGGTCGATGCCCTGGAGGACGTGATCTGGACCCCGGCCGACGAGCGCGACCTCTTCGCCCGGCTCAACCGCCTCGCCCTCCGCAGCGTCCAGCCCGCCTGCCTCGCCGTGGGCGACGTGGCCGTCGACGACGCCGGCGTGCTCACCTTCGCCGGCCGCCGGGTCGCCCTGCCGGCCGTCGAGCGCCGCTTGGTGGACCTCCTCGCGTCGGCCCCCGGCCGGCTCCACCGGCGCGAGGAGCTCTGCCTGGCCGCCTGGGGCGGTGCCCCCCGGGCCCGACGCTCGCTCGACACCCGCATCTCGTCGCTGCGCGCCCGGCTGGCGGCGGTCGGCCTCACCGTCGGCTGCGTGCCCGGACGCGGCTTCCTCCTGGCGGTGCGCCCGTGA
- a CDS encoding winged helix-turn-helix domain-containing protein, giving the protein MLSRPADPTDPPEGRSTTVTLLRWPAEADRREELAADGRPRLLVVDRGDAPPLVWDDLEDWVRDPADPVEVQTRLQTLAQRSGPTAEAASARPTLDADGIVRWAGRWTSVPPIEARILAPLLDQQGAVVRRQDLIDGAWPDGVASERVLDGRIKHLRGRLRPLGLAIRTVRGIGFLLEEHDEGTPA; this is encoded by the coding sequence ATGCTCAGTCGCCCGGCTGATCCCACGGACCCGCCCGAGGGCCGGTCCACCACCGTCACCCTGCTCCGCTGGCCGGCCGAGGCCGACCGGCGGGAGGAGCTGGCCGCCGACGGCCGGCCCCGCCTCCTCGTCGTCGACCGCGGCGACGCCCCCCCGCTCGTCTGGGACGACCTGGAGGACTGGGTCCGCGACCCGGCCGACCCGGTCGAGGTCCAGACCCGCCTGCAGACCCTCGCGCAGCGGTCGGGCCCCACCGCCGAGGCCGCGTCGGCCCGCCCCACCCTCGACGCCGACGGGATCGTGCGCTGGGCCGGGCGGTGGACGAGCGTGCCCCCCATCGAGGCCCGCATCCTCGCCCCCCTCCTCGACCAGCAGGGCGCGGTGGTGCGCCGCCAGGACCTCATCGACGGGGCCTGGCCCGACGGCGTGGCCTCCGAGCGCGTCCTCGACGGTCGCATCAAGCACCTCCGGGGGCGGCTGCGGCCCCTCGGCCTCGCCATCCGCACGGTGCGGGGGATCGGCTTCCTCCTCGAGGAGCACGACGAGGGCACCCCGGCCTGA